ATCACCGAGACGGATGAGGAATATCACGGCCTGGCCTCCTGGGAGCCCGATTTCTGGTCGTCCATCCGCAACCATGTGCGCGCCCAGAAGCAGTACGCGCAGGAAAAAGCCGCCGACTTCGCCATGTCACGGCTGAGCCTTCAGGCTGAGCTTGCTTCCGACTACGTGCAGTTGCGCGGCTATGATGCGCAGATCGCCATCTACAACCAGTCGATCGGCTATTATCAGAAGGCTCTGCAGATCACGCAGAACCAGTTGCTTAATCAGGCTGCCCCACGCCTCGACGTGGCCCGTGCCCAGGCGCAGCTCTACTCGACACAGGCCGCCGAGCTTGATGTGCAGGCCGCCCGTGAAGTCACCGAGCACGCCATCGCCATCCTGACCAATGCCTCACCCTCGTCGTTTCATATCGCGCCGACGCAGGTCATGGGCTTCCATCAACCCAGCCTTCCCGCCGGCGTCCCGTCCGAGCTGCTTCAGCGCCGCCCGGACATCGCGAGCGCCGAACGCGAAATGGCTCAGGCCAATCGCGAGATCGGCATTGCCCGTGCCGCGTTCTACCCGCACATCTCGCTTCAGGCGGGTGGCGGCTTCGCCCAGAACGGCTTCGATCTCGCCAATCTGGCCAATTCGCTCTGGTCCTACGGCGCCTCGTTCGAGCTTCCCATTTTTGAGGGCGGCATGAGACGCGCCGAACTCCAGCATGCCTGGTCGGCCTATCGCGAGACACGCGACAACTACCGCAGCAAGGTGCTGGACTCCTTCCGTGAAGTGGAAGACGGCTTGTCACGCACCAGCCGCCTCGATCAGGAAAATCGTACGCTCGAAAAAGCCGTCGACGCGACCCTGGCGACCCAGAACATGACCATGACGCTCTATCAGGGCGGTGTAGGCACATATCTTGAAGCCATCTTCGCCCAGGTCCAGACGCTGGAAACCCGCATCCATCAGATCGAGGTGGCAACACGTCTCTACCAGGCTGATATCGGACTGGTCCGCGCCCTTGGCGGCGGCTGGAACGTGAAGCTCCTGCCCACGATGGATCAGACGCTCTCCATCACACCGCTGCAATATGACGATCTGCACCACCCACAGCCCGTTGGCGGCGTCAATATCTCGCAGCACCCCGAGCAGTTCGAAAATCTCAGCAGTGCCGCCCCTCAGGCACCTGCTGCCGCAACGGGCAAAACCCTTCGCCCGATGTACGACCAGTAAACCCCGCCCACCTTCGGCGTTGTCCGCCTCACGACAACGCCGGAGCACCTTGTCTGGATGGCAGGTTCACTCTGACGACTTACCATTCCAGCGCAATCCACAAAATCAGACGCAAGACCCACCGTCCCTGTCGCGGCCCATGTCTCGCCGAGCCGTTCAATCCGCCTCTATATCCGTCCGGTCCTGGTCAGAAAGACGCGCATCATGCTGCTCTGATGGGAAAGTCCCGGAGATGCGTGGATAGTGCCACCCGTCTGATCCACAAGGATCAAATGACCCTCGGCCCCCGGCATCGGCCAGCGAGCCCACCAGCAGCGACGGCACCACAAGATTTTTTTGACGTTCAGGCCCGCCTGTCAGTACCCGACATCGCGCTGGACACAGGCAGGGATAACACCCTGATCGTAAAACGCCTGAAGGTTACGCGCCACAAGCTGCGAGGCCGTCCCCGTCTGGGTCGGGGCAGAGATATGAGGCAGTACCGTCACCTTGGGATGACTCCACAACCAGTCGTCCTTCGGCAGAGGCTCACGTTCGAAAACATCAAGCACAGCATGCGACAGGTGCCCACGGTCAAGCGCCCTACCCAGCGCCGCCTGATCGATAATCGGACCCCGGGCAAAATTGATGAGTGATGCCCCCTCGCGTATCTGCCCGAAACGCCAGTCATCAAGCAGTCCACGGGTTTGCGGCGTCAGTGGCAGAAGGACCACAACAATCGCACTTTGCCTCAACAGGGCTTCGAGCCCGGATGGACCGTATGTCATGGGAATATCCGCCGTTGCCCAAGGCGTGCGGCTCCAGCCCGTCACGGGAAAGCCGTTTTCCTTCAATCTCTGCGCAGCCGCTCGCCCCAGATTCCCCATGCCCAGAATACCAACAGGGCGGTCCTGCGGTAAGACGAGCGGATGCTGACACCAGCGCGTCTTTGTCTGCTGCTCGCGATAAAGCGGCATGTCGCGATGCAGATAAAGCGTCCAGGCCAGCACCGCCTCGGACATCGTAAGCGCCAGCTGCGGATCAGTCATCCTGACAATGCGTATCGCCGGGTTCGGCATTTCCTCGACCAGCCGCTCGACCCCGGCCCACAGACTTTGCACCCATTCAAGCATGGGTAGGTCGGACAGATCAGCCGGATCCGGGTTGGCGACCACAGCCATACGCGCCGTACGTCGCTCTCCGTCTGTCAGGTCCTCAAACGGCATAACCCTTATATTGTTCAGGCAGGCATTGATCGACTCAAGGCTCTCTTGCCTCTCGCGCGGCGTGATCCGCCCGCAAAAGGGCACTATGATGGTCATGACACACGCACCTTTCTCCGAGCCGCTGGAGCAGCTTTCTTCTTGGCGGGTGCTTGCACCTCGACGGCCCGAGGCGGCAGGAGCGGCCCGAGGAAACGCCCGGTGTGGCTCCCCTCGGTCGCTGCAATGACCTCCGGTGGCCCCTCGGCAACGATCCGTCCGCCACCATCACCGCCTTCCGGGCCAATATCAATCAGCCAGTCCGCTGTTTTGATCACGTCCAGATTATGTTCGATCACGAGAACGGTATTCCCCTGATCCACCAGCGCATGAAGCACATCCAGCAATTTGCGCACGTCCTCGGTGTGCAAACCAGTCGTGGGCTCATCCAGAATATAGAGCGTCCGTCCCGTTGCCCGTCGTGCCAATTCTTTCGACAGCTTGACGCGCTGGGCCTCGCCACCCGAGAGCGTCGTGGCTTGCTGGCCCAGCGTGACATAGCCAAGCCCCACCTGCTGAAGGATCGCCAGCCTGTCACGAATACGCGGCACAGCATGGAAGAAGGGCAGAGCCTCATCCACCGTCATGGCCAGCACATCAGCAATCGATTTACCGCGGAACTTCACATCCAGCGTCTCACGATTATAGCGCTGCCCCTTACAGGTATCGCAGGTCACGAACACGTCGGGCAGAAAATGCATCTCGATCTTGAGCACACCATCACCCTGGCATGCCTCGCAACGCCCACCCTTGACGTTGAATGAAAAACGCCCCGGCTTGTACCCGCGCGCCTTGGCTTCCGGCAGTTCGGCAAACCAGTCGCGTATTGGCGTAAACAGATCCGTATAGGTCGCTGGGTTGGAGCGCGGCGTCCGTCCGATAGGGGACTGATCGATGTCGATAATCTTGTCGAGATGCTCCAGCCCCTCAAGCGCCTTGTACGGCAACGGCGACTGATTGGCTCCCATCAGCTCACGCGATAGCGCCTTGTAAAGTGTATCGACCACGAGGGTCGATTTACCCCCACCCGACACCCCGGTAACGGCCACAAAGCAACCCAGCGGGAAACGCGCCGTCACGTCATGCAGGTTGTTGCCGGACGCCCCCACAAGGGTCAGCATGCGGTCCCCGTCGCAGACACGACGCTTTTCCGGTACCGGGATCATGCGTCGGCCAGAGAGGTAATCTCCTGTGATGCTGTTCTCGTTCTGCGCCACTTCCTCGGGGCGACCACAGGCTACGACTGTGCCACCCAGCGCACCCGCCCCCGGCCCCATATCGATCAGCCAGTCGGCAGCCCGGATCGCGTCCTCGTCATGCTCGACCACGATAACCGTATTACCGAGCTTCTTCAGCCGGTCGAGCGTCCCGAGCAGACGCTCATTGTCTCGCTGATGCAATCCGATAGAGGGTTCGTCGAGCACATACAGCACGCCCGTCAGCCCCGATCCAATCTGGCTCGCAAGCCGGATACGCTGGCTCTCTCCACCCGACAGCGTGGCCGAACCTCGTGAAAGAGTCAGATAATCGAGTCCCACATCATCCAGAAACCTCAACCGGTCGAGGATCTCGCGCAAGATACGCCGCGCAATCTCGGCACGCTGCGGCGTCAGGGACGCCTCGACGCCCCCGAACCAATCGAGTGCCCGCCGGATGGTCAAATCGGAGGCCTGCGCGATATTCAGGTGGTTCACACGCACGCAAAGCGCTTCAGGCTTCAGACGCGCACCATGGCAGGCATGACAGGGAACGTCGGACTGATAGCGTGACATTTCTTCACGCACCCACATGCTGTCCGTCTCGGCCAGACGACGCTGCAGGTTACGCATCACCCCTTCAAAAGGCTTGGTGAGTTCGTAAGCCCGCTTGCCATCCTTGTAGGTGAAAAGAACCGAGTCTTCGCTTCCCTCAAGCAACGCCTGGCGAAAATGCTCACCGAGCTTTTTCCAGGGCGTTGTCATCTTCTCCCTGAAATGACGCGCCATCGCTTCCAGCGTCTGGTCGTACCAAGGCGTCTTGGCATCGCGCCAGGGGGCGATCGCCCCCTCGGCAAGAGACAGATTCTCGTCAGGCACGATCAGCCGCGCATCGAAATGCGTCTCTGTGCCTATCCCGTCGCATACCGGACAGGCTCCCATCGGCGCATTGAACGAGAACAGGCGCGGCTCGATTTCCTCAAGCGTGAAGCCACTCACCGGGCAGGCAAACTTGGCCGAAAACACGATGTGCTCGCTCGCGCCTTCCTCTCCGGCGCGACGCACCTGCTCGGCATAGGCAACACCATCGGCAAGGCTCAGCGCTGTTTCGAAACTGTCAGCCAGACGCGTCTCGATACCCGGCTTCACCACCACGCGGTCGACCACAACCTCAACCGTATGACGCAGCTTGCGGTTCAGATGAGGGGCTTCAGCAATCTCATAGGTCTCGCCATCGACCTTCACACGCGTAAAGCCCTTGCGCTGAAGCTCGGCCAGCTCCTTGCGATACTCTCCCTTACGATCGCGAATTACAGGGGCCAGCAGCATCAGCCGTGTACCCTCCTCCATCGCCATCACACGATCGACCATCTGGCTGACCGTCTGTGCCTCGATGGGCAGCCCTGTGGCTGGCGAATAGGGCACACCGGCACGCGCCCACAACAGGCGCATATAGTCGTGGATCTCGGTGATCGTCCCGACAGTCGAACGCGGGTTTTTCGATGTGGTCTTCTGCTCGATCGAAATGGCAGGCGACAGCCCTTCAATCGAATCCACGTCCGGTTTGCCCATCAGTTCCAGAAACTGACGCGCATAGGCCGACAGACTCTCGACGTAACGCCGCTGCCCCTCAGCATAGATCGTATCAAAAGCGAGCGATGACTTGCCGGAGCCTGACAGTCCCGTGATCACCGTCAGCTGGTCCCTGGGAATATCGGCGTCGATATTCTTCAGATTATGCACGCGGGCACCGCGCACACGAATGGACTGGTTGTACGGCAGATCAGACATCAGCACCACGCAAGGCAGATTGGGGGACGGAAAGACGAGAACGTTTCGAGACCTATGTAGGATTGCCCCCCACAGGATTAAAGTCGGCAGCAATGCCGCCCGAGGCGTGACGCCAGCGCTGGGCTGGGCTAAGATGGCTCGATTTTCAGTATTTAGGGTCGGTCGCCATGGCAGGAAGTGTAAACAAAGTCATTCTGGTGGGAAATCTGGGCCGCGACCCGGAAACACGCAATGCCCAGTCCGGTGCCAAGATCGTCAACCTGACCGTTGCCACCTCCGAAAGCTGGAATGACCGCGCCTCGGGCGAGCGCAAGGAGCGCACCGAATGGCACCGCGTCGTGATTTTCAACGAGCGTCTGGCCGATGTCGCCGAGCGTTTTCTGCGCAAGGGCCGCAAGGTCTATGTGGAAGGCCAGCTCCAGACACGCAAATGGACCGACCAGGGCGGACAGGAGCGCTATACGACCGAAATCGTGCTTGACCGGTTCCGTGGAGAACTCACCCTGCTCGACAATAACCGCGATGGTGAGTCCGGTGGCGGCATGGGGGGCGGCTATGAAAGCGGCCCATCACGTTCCTATGGCGGCGGCAATGCCCCGGCTCGCAGCGGTGGCAATGGCATGAGCCAGTCTCCCTCGCGCAATCAGGGTGGCAATAACGGCGGTGGCTGGGACGCACCAGGTGGCGATCTGGACGACGAGATCCCGTTCTGATCGGCCCCTTTCCACGCCTTTCTCCCTGACCGACACAGCAACAAGACGGAACTGCCTTGACCGACCTGACGCCGCCAGCCGCACCCTTTGACCAGATCCCGGTGACCATCGAGGAGGAAATGCGCTCCTCCTACCTCGCCTATGCCATGTCGGTCATTGTCTCGCGCGCGTTGCCGGATGTCCGTGACGGCCTCAAGCCGGTCCATCGCCGCATCCTCTACGCCATGCGTGAGAGCGGCTTCACCTCCGACAAGCCCTATCGCAAATCGGCCCGTGCGGTCGGTGATGTCATGGGTAAATACCATCCCCATGGCGACAGCTCGATCTATGACGCCATGGTGCGCATGGCCCAGTCCTGGTCGATGCGCGTCCGTCTCATCGATGGTCAGGGCAATTTCGGTTCGGTCGACGGCGACAGCCCGGCCGCCATGCGTTACACCGAAGCGCGTCTGGCCAAATCGGCGTCCTTCCTGCTCGACGATATCGACCGCGACACGGTCGATTTCCAGCCGAACTACGATGAAAGCGAAAGCGAACCCAAGGTTCTGCCTGCTGCCTTCCCCAATCTTCTGGTCAATGGCGCCTCCGGCATCGCCGTCGGCATGGCGACCAATATTCCGACGCACAACCCCGGCGAAGTCATCGACGCGACGCTTGCCCTGATCGAGAATCCCGAAGCCACCCTCGATGATCTGATGAAGATCATCCCCGGCCCGGATTTCCCGACGGGCGGCATCATCATGGGCCGTCGTGGCATCCGTCAGGCCTTCGAGACGGGCCGTGGCTCCGTTCCCATGCGCGCCCGCGCCGAAATCGAGGATATCCGCAAGGATCGTCAGGCGATCATCGTCACCGAAATTCCCTATCAGGTGAACAAGGCAACGCTGCAGGAAAAGATCGCCGATCTCGTCCGCGCCAAGGAAATCGAGGGTATCTCCGATATCCGCGATGAGAGCGATCGCTCCGGCATGCGCATCGTGATCGAACTCAAGCGCGACGCAACGCCCGAAGTCGTGCTGAACCAGCTCTATCGCTTCACCCAGCTTCAGACCTCATTCAGCGTCAACTGCCTTGCCCTTGATGACGGCAAGCCCCGCACAATGGGGCTCAAGGACGTTCTGGAAGCCTTCATCCGCTTCCGTGAAGACGTCATCCTGCGCCGGTCGCGCTTTGACCTGAACAAGGTGCGTGATCGCGGGCATCTGCTGGTCGGCCTCGTCATCGCGGTCGCCAATATCGATGAGGTGATCGCTCTCATCCGCAGCGCCCCCGATGCCGCCACCGCACGCGAATCCCTGATGGCCCGCGCCTGGAACGCCGCCGATGTGCAGCCGCTCATCGAGCTGATCCATGATGAAGGCAATGTCATCGTCGATGGCAAGGTCCACCTGACTGAAGTGCAGGCCCGCGGTATTCTCGAACTACGTTTGCAGCGTCTGACCGGTCTGGAGCGTGACAAGATCCAGGGCGAGCTGAGCGAGGTCGCCACCAAGATCAACGAACTGCTCGAAATCATCGGCAGCCATGTGCGTCGCATGGAAGTCATGCGTCACGAGCTGCTTCTGGCCCGCGCCGAAATCGCCACGCCGCGCATGACCGAAATCTCGGATGCGCTGGGCGACCAGTCGGATGAAAGCCTGATCGAACCCGGCCAGATGGTCGTCACCATCACCCGTGACGGCTTCATCAAACGCACACCGCTCGAAATCTTCCGTGCCCAGAATCGTGGCGGGCGTGGCCGTACGGCCGCAGGGCGTCGCGGTGACGATGTCATCGTCAACAGCTTCAACGCCCACACCCATCAATGGGTCATGTTCTTCTCATCGGGTGGCAAGGCCTATCGCGAGAAGGTATGGCGCCTGCCAGAGGCCTCCCCCACCGCCAAAGGTCGCGCCCTGGTCAATCTCCTGCCCGACCTCGGTACAGATTCGATCACGGCCATCCTCGCTTTGCCGCAGGAAGAGGAGCAGTGGGAAGATCTGCACCTCGTCTTTGCAACAGCCAGCGGCAATGTCCGACGCAACCGCCTGAGCGATTTCAAGAACATCCGCGCCTCCGGCCTGATCGCCATGAAGCTCGATGAGGGCGACAGCCTGGTCGGTGTCGCCACCTGCCGCGAGGGTCAGGATGTGTTCCTCGCCACACGCAAGGCCCGTTCGATCCGCTTCCAGATCACCGACGACACGCTGCGTGTTTTTGCTGGTCGTGACAGCTCCGGCGTACGCGGCATCCGCCTCGCCACCGGCGACGAGGTCAACTCGCTTTGCATCCTCAACCATGTCGATGCCAGCGTCGAGGAACGCTCCGCCTATCTGCGTGCGGCCAATGCCAAGCGCCGCGCTGAAGCCGCAGCCAATGCAGCCGGCAACGAGGAAGAGATCGAGGAAATTGCCTCTGACGATGCCGATGAAGCCATCGATGCCGGTGATCTGACGCAGGAGCGCTTTGACGAGCTCGCCGCTCAGGAAGAAATCCTGCTCACCGTCACCGATGCCGGCTTCGGTCGTCGTTCTTCCGCTTACGAATATCGAGTCAGCGGCCGTGGTGGTCAGGGTATCGCCAATATGACACTCACCAACCCCAAACGTGGTCGCGAGGTTGTTGCGACCCTGCCTACGCTTGATGGTACCGACGTCATGATGGTGACCGATGTCGGACGCCTCATCCGGGTGCCGGTCTCTCAGGTGCGTGTCATGGCCCGTCAGGCCAGCGGCGTTACCCTGTTCCGCGTCGGTGCAGAAGAGCGCGTCACCAGCATCTTCCCGGTTGCAGAATCCGAGGGCACGGATGCCGATGACGCCGAAACCTCACTTGAGGAATCGGATGCCGCGGCCTCCGGCGTGCCGGACACAGCCCCCTCAGAGGCTCCCTCAGACGAGGCCGCTCCCTCTGGCGATACAACACCGGATGACAGTGCAAACTGACGCCTCTTCGAACGGTCAACGTGTCGGGTTTTATCCCGGCACGTTCGACCCGTTCACCCTGGGCCATCTCGATATCGCCCACCGTGCCCTGAATCTCGTCGATCACCTCGTCATCGGCGTGGCACTCAACCCCGGCAAGGCGCCACGTCTTTCGATTGATGAACGCTGCGCCTGTATCACCGAGACCTTTGCCCTTGAGGGCATCACGCAGGTCAGCGTGGTTGCCTTCAGCACCCTCATGGTCGATGCCGCCCGTGCTCAAAAGGCGCGCTTCATTATTCGCGGGCTACGCTCCGAATCCGATCTGACCAGCGAAATGCCCATGGCGGCCATCAACCGGAATCTGGCCCCTGACCTCGAAACCATCTTTCTCACCGCACGTGAGGAGCATCGTCTGATCGCCTCCAGCCTCGTGCGTGAGCTTCTGGCCTATGGGGGCGATATACGCCCCTATGTGCCAGAGAATATTGCCCGGCATCTCTTGCCCAATGCGACAGAGAAGCCGACATAGGCCGCGTGGCCTTTCAAGGCTCCGCAAACACAAGGATAGACGTCAATGTCCGAGACCAATAACCGCCTCGTCATGAAGCTCAAGACCGGCGATGTCGTGATCGAACTCCGCCCCGACCTCGCTCCCCTGGCTGCCGAGCGCCTGCGCACCCTCTCCGAGCAGGGCTTTTATGACGGTGTGAAGTTCCATCGCGTCATCGAAGGCTTCATGGCTCAGGGTGGCGACCCGACCGGCACCGGCTCGGGCGGCAGCGACCTGCCTGACCTCAAGGCCGAATTCACGCGTGAAGCCAAGTTCGAGCGCGGCACGCTGGGCATGGCCCGCACCATGAACCCGAACTCGGCCAACAGCCAGTTCTTCATCATGTTCCAGCCCACCCCCTCGCTTGATGGCCAGTACACCATCGCCGGTCAGGTCGTGTCGGGCATGGAGCATATCGACCAGGTCAAGCGCGGCGCTGGCGCCTCGGGCATGGTCAAGGACCCCGATGCCATCATCTCCATGCGTCCTGAAGCCTGATCAAGGACATGACGGCTGTAAAAGCCGCATGAAAACCGACTGAGCCCGATTCAGTCGGTTGACGGCCTCTGGCTCATATTGTAGCCAGACGCCTCATGTGAACCGGTAGCTCAGCCGGTAGAGCATTCGACTTTTAATCGAATGGTCGTGGGTTCGAGTCCCACCCGGTTCACCACTCCCCCAAAAATTAGTAAAAAACAGCCAGCCCGAACGAAAGTCTGACGGTGGTCCTTCTGTCCACCGGGCGTGACAATCCCCCTGTCCGGATTGCCCCACAGGGCAGGACACACGTTCAAGGCCGCCAATCATAGCCTGCCTCCACGTCAAACGCGCAAGACTGCTCTCAGCAACGGGTAACTCATGCCCTCCTGCCTATTGCAACGACGGCCGGAACCTACAGGCGGCTATCGCAACAGGTAATAATCCATCCGAGCCTTTCTCTATTCCTGTGAGCGATCCATCCTGACGCCAAGGTACCCCAACCAAAGAGGATTTCGAGACAGGGCAAGGCATGATCAGCAAAAATGCCGTTATGCGCCATGCCATAGTCCTTATCACCGTCATCATCAGCGCCAACATGTGCGCCCCCAAGGGTGATACGATCTGGCCGCCCATTTTCACCGTTTCTGCTCTGGAACACGCTTGCCTCTTGTTCGATCTGCATGGAGGGTTTGCCTGCCTCGACTGAAGACTCAAACATCAAATCGGGAGTTCAAGGTCCGCTTTTACCTCCTCCATAACTGTATAAGTGTGTGTCTGCCTCACGCCGGGTAGACGTGTAAGCGTCTTGCCCAGAAAGGCACGATACGCATTCATGTCCCGCACCCGTGCCTTCACCAGATAATCGAACCCACCCGCCACCATGTAGCATTCGCTTACCTGCGGTATGGCCCGCACGGCTTTCGCAAATGAGTCGAACATATCGGCACTCGTGCGATCCAGCGTCACCTGCACAAAAACCAGCAATCCAAGATTGACAGTCTCGGGGTCCAGACGCGCCATGTAATTCCTGATCACCCCGGAATGCTCGAGTTTGCGGACGCGCTCAAGCGTCGCGGCAGGGCTGAGGTTCACCAGCCTTGCGAGCTCCACATTGGTCATACGGCCGTCCTTCTGGAGGATTCTCAGAATCCTGCGATCAATCTCATCCAATGCCACCACCACCCACAGAATGATATTCGGTGAAATTCTCTAAAAAAGAATAATATACGACATTATCCCCATTCTTCCATAACTCATTTGGCGCAAATCACCATAAGGGATCATAAACAACCAGCAACGATATGGCCTGTGATGAACGCACCCTTTGCCGCCTTCCGCACGATCGCTCCCGAACGTTCCGCCTTGCGTCAGACAATCACCGACCATACGCGTGCCCCAGAGCCCGAACGCGTGGCAGCATTGTCCGTCGAGGCAACACTTACGCCTGCACAGGAAGCTGCTTCGCGCGCCACTGCCCTCAAACTGGTCGAGGCACTGCGCCGCAATGGCACTCCTGGGCTCGTGCAGGGTCTCATCAGAGAATATGACCTGTCCTCGCAGGAAGGCGTTGCCCTGATGTGCCTCGCCGAGGCCCTGCTGCGCATCCCCGATACCGCAACACGCGACGCCTTGATTCGCGACAAGATCGCCAAGGGCCATTGGCAGGGCCATATCCGCAAGGGAACGCCACTTTTCGTCAACGCCGCCACCTGGGGGCTGATCGTCTCGGGTGGTTTTCTTTCAACCACACAAGCCAGACGCCTGCCGCAGACACTCGACACCCTGCTCAAGCGCTGCGGCGAGCCTGTCATCCGTCGCGGTGTCGATATGGCCATGCGTCTGATGGGTGAGCAGTTCGTCACCGGACAGACCATCACCGAGGCCCTCAAAAACGGGCGCAAGCTGGAAGAAAAAGGCTACCGCTACTCCTACGACATGCTCGGCGAAGCCGCGATGACGGCGGAGGATGCCGCGCGATATTACCGCGACTATGAAACCGCCATTCATGCAATCGGCAAGGCTTCCAATGGTCTGGGCGTCTATCGTGGCCCCGGCATTTCCATCAAACTATCCGCCCTGCACCCACGCTATACCCGCCTTCAGCGCGATCGCGTCATGGCGGAGCTTCTGCCAAGCGTCACAAAACTGGCCCATCTCGCCTGCGCCTACGACATCGGCTTCAATATCGACGCCGAGGAGGCCGATCGCCTCGAACTCTCGCTCGATCTGCTCGAAGCCCTCTGTGCGGATGAAGCCCTGAAAGACTGGAAAGGCATCGGCTTCGTCGTTCAGGCTTACCAGAAGCGCGCGCCCTTCGTGCTGGACTGGGTGATCGACCTTGCCCGCCGCAGCGGCCACCGGCTCATGGTCCGACTGGTCAAGGGTGCGTACTGGGACAGCGAAATCAAACGTGCCCAGACCGATGGGCAAAGCGATTTCCCGGTCTACACGCGCAAGATTCACACCGATATTGCTTACCTCGCCTGCGCCAGAAAACTGCTGGATGCACCCGATGCCATCTTCCCACAATTTGCCACGCACAACGCCCAGACGCTCGCCAGCATACACGCCTATGCCGGGCCGGAATTTTCTATCGAGAAATACGAGTTCCAGTGCCTGCATGGCATGGGCGAAGGGCTGTATAATGAAGTCGTCGGCCCCCAGAAGCTCGATCGCCCAGTACGCATCTACGCGCCGGTTGGCACGCATGAGACACTTCTGGCCTATCTTGTCCGGCGCCTGCTCGAAAACGGGGCCAACTCTTCCTTCATCAACCGCATCCAGGATCCGGCGATTCCTGTCGAGGCGCTGATCACAAGCCCTGTTACCCTGGCAGAACAGGAAACCTCCCGCTTCACCGTCGCCCTGCCTCCCGCCCTGTATGGCACCGAGCGGCAGAATTCACGCGGTCTCGACCTGTCTGACGAGAACACGTTGCGCGACCTTGCCGCGGTCTTCACGGCCACACCGGCTCCGGTCGCTTCCGAAGGCGAAGCCATCATCAACCCCGCCAGCACCACGGAGATCGTCGGCCATATTGCCTTTCTCTCCCCGCAAGCCATTGACGAGGCCCTGACACGCGCG
The sequence above is drawn from the Asaia bogorensis NBRC 16594 genome and encodes:
- the ssb gene encoding single-stranded DNA-binding protein codes for the protein MAGSVNKVILVGNLGRDPETRNAQSGAKIVNLTVATSESWNDRASGERKERTEWHRVVIFNERLADVAERFLRKGRKVYVEGQLQTRKWTDQGGQERYTTEIVLDRFRGELTLLDNNRDGESGGGMGGGYESGPSRSYGGGNAPARSGGNGMSQSPSRNQGGNNGGGWDAPGGDLDDEIPF
- the uvrA gene encoding excinuclease ABC subunit UvrA; this encodes MSDLPYNQSIRVRGARVHNLKNIDADIPRDQLTVITGLSGSGKSSLAFDTIYAEGQRRYVESLSAYARQFLELMGKPDVDSIEGLSPAISIEQKTTSKNPRSTVGTITEIHDYMRLLWARAGVPYSPATGLPIEAQTVSQMVDRVMAMEEGTRLMLLAPVIRDRKGEYRKELAELQRKGFTRVKVDGETYEIAEAPHLNRKLRHTVEVVVDRVVVKPGIETRLADSFETALSLADGVAYAEQVRRAGEEGASEHIVFSAKFACPVSGFTLEEIEPRLFSFNAPMGACPVCDGIGTETHFDARLIVPDENLSLAEGAIAPWRDAKTPWYDQTLEAMARHFREKMTTPWKKLGEHFRQALLEGSEDSVLFTYKDGKRAYELTKPFEGVMRNLQRRLAETDSMWVREEMSRYQSDVPCHACHGARLKPEALCVRVNHLNIAQASDLTIRRALDWFGGVEASLTPQRAEIARRILREILDRLRFLDDVGLDYLTLSRGSATLSGGESQRIRLASQIGSGLTGVLYVLDEPSIGLHQRDNERLLGTLDRLKKLGNTVIVVEHDEDAIRAADWLIDMGPGAGALGGTVVACGRPEEVAQNENSITGDYLSGRRMIPVPEKRRVCDGDRMLTLVGASGNNLHDVTARFPLGCFVAVTGVSGGGKSTLVVDTLYKALSRELMGANQSPLPYKALEGLEHLDKIIDIDQSPIGRTPRSNPATYTDLFTPIRDWFAELPEAKARGYKPGRFSFNVKGGRCEACQGDGVLKIEMHFLPDVFVTCDTCKGQRYNRETLDVKFRGKSIADVLAMTVDEALPFFHAVPRIRDRLAILQQVGLGYVTLGQQATTLSGGEAQRVKLSKELARRATGRTLYILDEPTTGLHTEDVRKLLDVLHALVDQGNTVLVIEHNLDVIKTADWLIDIGPEGGDGGGRIVAEGPPEVIAATEGSHTGRFLGPLLPPRAVEVQAPAKKKAAPAARRKVRVS
- a CDS encoding efflux transporter outer membrane subunit, with the protein product MTTSKIKKLALACGTVLTAFGLSACDLAPTYKPPTFVVPASWHGQGPFATATPADTTLPTDWWTLLNDPLLNQMEATLTTSNADLQAAAERFIQARALVVQARSELLPHLALGAGAFDNKQSEDRLFRYKGNITETDEEYHGLASWEPDFWSSIRNHVRAQKQYAQEKAADFAMSRLSLQAELASDYVQLRGYDAQIAIYNQSIGYYQKALQITQNQLLNQAAPRLDVARAQAQLYSTQAAELDVQAAREVTEHAIAILTNASPSSFHIAPTQVMGFHQPSLPAGVPSELLQRRPDIASAEREMAQANREIGIARAAFYPHISLQAGGGFAQNGFDLANLANSLWSYGASFELPIFEGGMRRAELQHAWSAYRETRDNYRSKVLDSFREVEDGLSRTSRLDQENRTLEKAVDATLATQNMTMTLYQGGVGTYLEAIFAQVQTLETRIHQIEVATRLYQADIGLVRALGGGWNVKLLPTMDQTLSITPLQYDDLHHPQPVGGVNISQHPEQFENLSSAAPQAPAAATGKTLRPMYDQ
- a CDS encoding 2-hydroxyacid dehydrogenase, translating into MTIIVPFCGRITPRERQESLESINACLNNIRVMPFEDLTDGERRTARMAVVANPDPADLSDLPMLEWVQSLWAGVERLVEEMPNPAIRIVRMTDPQLALTMSEAVLAWTLYLHRDMPLYREQQTKTRWCQHPLVLPQDRPVGILGMGNLGRAAAQRLKENGFPVTGWSRTPWATADIPMTYGPSGLEALLRQSAIVVVLLPLTPQTRGLLDDWRFGQIREGASLINFARGPIIDQAALGRALDRGHLSHAVLDVFEREPLPKDDWLWSHPKVTVLPHISAPTQTGTASQLVARNLQAFYDQGVIPACVQRDVGY